GTAAATTTTCTCCTGCTGAAAAGCCACCTATATTTAAAATTTTCTTAAGAACTGCCTTTTCTAAAGCTATCATTTCTTTGATTTTAAGATGAATTTTTAGTTTATAAAAAAGTATCACAAACAAAGCAACGATGGCGACTATTCTTGCTGCGATATTGCTAAGCCCTACTCCAAAAAGCTCTAAATTTGTAAAATGCAAGACATAATAATTTCCCCCAATCACAACTACATCCATCAAAAAGCCTATAAACATAACCCAATAAGCCATATTATAAACCCTTACAATAGCTGCTAATACAATGCCTATCGCATCAAAAAACAAACAAATTGCAAGCATATGTAAATAAATTTCACTATCTTTAAGCAGTTCTTGTGGAATTTTTAAAAGATAAAGCAAATACTCTCCGTGCCATAAAATCAAACTACCGCACACAAAACCCAAAAGTGCATTTAAAAATAAACTTTGATGAATAGCTTTTCTTGCTAATGCGTAATCTTTTGCACCAATGGCTTGAGCGATCACTACACTACAACCCACACTTAAAAAGCTAAAAATCGTTATAAAAAGATCTAAAATTTGATTTCCTGCCCCCATAGCACCAACTAGAAAATTTGAATAATGCGAAACCATAGCGGTATTGATGATGATAGTTAAATACTTTGAAAGTAAATCTCCAAAAATAGGAAGACTAAGTCTTGTTAGAGAAAGTTGTTTTTTTACCATGATTATTCTTTATAAATTTTCTAAAATCTGAGATTATATCAAATTTAAACTTATCTAGACAAATTTTATACTCAAAGATGTGCTAAAAACTTAAAAAGAAAAAAAGCATTGTTGTATCTTTTCTAGCTTAAAAATTTATTTTTTATAGTGATGATTTTATAATAATTTTTTAAGAATTTTATGAATGTTTTTTTAAATGCTATGATAATAGTGTCAACATTTTTGAAATTTTGCATATAGTCCATAAATAAATTTACAAATATTTATCTTATTTAAACACCACAATCTTGACATTGTTTTAAAATAAATAAAAGATTGTAATAAAAATTTTTATACAATCTTCATTTTATGTTATTTTATTAATATTTATGTGCAACAAATCTATTTTAAAATCAATACCATGTAGGTTCTTCTATATTTGTACCTTCTACTATATAATATTTATCAACAACTCTTTTATTAAGTCGCCAGCTTTTAAGGCTGTATGTATAAGCTTCTGCTTTATGTAAAAAATAGCTTAAATCTTTTATACTTTTTAAATTCCAGCTGCTTATATCTTGATTAAAGCTTTTACTTTCAGAAAACATAGCATGCATAGTTTCTACATTTGATACATCCCAGTCACTAAGTGGTTGGTTAAATTTCTCGGTTAGTTGAAACATGCCAGTCATATCTTTTATTTTAGATGTATCCCATTCATTAAGTGGTGAATTAAAAGATTTAGCGTGACTAAACATATATGCTAATGATGTTGTACCTGTTATATCCCACCCATTAAGAGGCTGGTTAAAATCTTCTGTTTTTTTAAACATATATGAAAAATTTTTAACATGTGATACATTCCATGAACTGATATTTTGATTAAATCTTTTGCTTGATTGAAACATTGACGCCATATTTGTAACTTTGCCTGTATCCCATTTATCAAGAGGCTGGTTAAATTTTTTTGTATAAAAAAACATACCATGCATATTTTTCACATTAGATACATTCCAGTTATTAATATTTTGATTAAAACTTTCTGCATTAGAAAACATATGATTCATATCTTTTACTTTTGATGTGTTCCATAAGCCAATATCTTGATTAAATTTTAAAGCTCTATAAAACATATAATGCATACTTTTTACACGGCTTGTATCCCACTTATCAAGAGGCTGATTAAAATCTTCTGCACAATAAAACATAGAGCTCAAATCTTTTACATTAGATATATTCCAGTTATTTATATTTTGGTTAAAAGGTGTATTTTGGAACATACCGTCCATATATGTTACTTTTGATGTATCCCACATACCAATATCTTGGTTCATATTGCTATATGCAAACATATTGCTCATATTTACCACATGGCTTGTATTCCATGATTCTATGCCACTAAAATCTCTTTCACAGTTTATAAATAATAGGGATAAATCATCAATATTAGATATATCAATATCACCAAGATTTATATTTTTATCTTTTGCAAGTAATATTAATGCCAGTTTTGTATTAGGCTTATACTTACCATTTTCTTTTTTACATGGCATGAGCCATTTAGGCTTAGTAGGGCAGTTTTCATATAGTTTATAGTCACATAATTGTTCATTATTTAAGAAATTATATTTTTTCTCATTAGTTTTCCTGTAATCTTTATTTATGCCACTAATATCCCAGTTATCTATATTTTGTTTGAAGCTTTTCGCCCCATCAAACATATGTACCATACATAATACATTAGAAGTATCCCATGAACTAATATCTTGATTAAAACTTTCCGCTTCTAAAAACATATAGCTCATATTTAATACCTTGGAAGTGTTCCATTTGCTTATATCAATATCAAAACCAGTTGATTTAGCAAACATATATCCCATATCACTTACATTGGAAGTATCCATATTGCTTATCCAGTCAAATAAAGGACTGCCGCTTTTAATTTTACTAAAATTAAACTTTTCAAACATTCTGTTCATATTTACCACATGGTTTGTATCCCAAAGTTCTATGCCACCAAAATCTGTTCTTATTACATCTGTAAATAATTCTGAAAAATCTTTAATATTTGAAATATCAATATCACCTAAATACTGTCTTTTCTTATTCATTAGTTTTATGAGTTCTCTTTTATTTTTAGGTGTAATTATTTCCCCTTTACTTTTAAGAGCATTAGTTTTTCTATTAAACATGGTATTTATAATAGTATCAAGCTTTTGCCCCTTAGCATATCTTGAAACAATTCTATAAATATAATCCTGATCTGAATTTTTAGCAGTGCAGCCAGCATAAAGGGCTTTATCATCGGCATATTCCATTTCTAAACTTTCTAAAAATGCATAAGCTCTATTAATGACTTTATCATTTACTTCAGCACCCTCTCTAATAGCTTCAATGACACCTTCAACATCTTGACACTCAATAGCAAATATTAGCTTTTCGTGTAATTCTTTTTTGCTCATTTTGTTTCTCCAAATATTTGAAAAATTTCCAAGTAACAAAATTATATACTACAAGTAATAATTTTAATACAATAAAAACAAATGCTATTATAAACACATCAAAACAATAAATTTTTAATTTAAAAATTTTTAAATTTCAAATTTTAAGTTTATTTTAATTTTCAAAAAATAAGGATTTAAATTTATATTATTTTATCTTTAAAATAAGGAAAGAGAAATTTATCTTACTCTCCCCTATTTTATAAAAAAGTCTTTGTCAAATAAGGTTTATAGATGGAATAAAAAAATTAATATTAAAAATCTCACCCAAAGGCACCACTTAAATATGCTTTGGTTTTTTCTTGCTTTGGATTTTCAAAAAATTCCTTGCTTTCACTAAATTCTACAAGCTCTCCTAAATGAAAAAATGCTACAAAATCAGCCACGCGTTTGCCTTGTTGCATATTGTGTGTCACCATGATCATAGAAAGATTATGGCTTAATTCCTTTAAAAGCTCTTCAATAACGCCTGAACTTATAGGATCAAGTGCAGAAGTTGGCTCATCTAAAAGCAAAAGTTTAGGTTTTATCGCTAAAGCTCTTGCAATGCAAAGGCGTTGTTGCTGTCCGCCCGAAAGTGCTAAGGCATTTTGCTTTAATTTATCTTTTACCTCTTCATATAACCCTACTTTTTTAAGACAATCCACCACCAAAGCTTCTTCATCATCTTTATTTTTAATCATTCCATGAAGTTTTGGCGCATAGGAAATATTTTCATAAATGCTTTTTACAAAAACATTGGGTTGTTGAAAAACCATACCCACATTTTTACGCAAAACCACTACATCTTGATTTTTCACATCTTTATTGTCAATTTCTACCAGTCCATCAATTTTTGCGATTTTATCATTCATACGATTAAAACAACGCAAAAATGTTGATTTCCCACACCCTGAAGCACCGATTAATGGGTGATTTTCTTAAGCACTAAAACCTTGCAAAAAGATATTTTAGATGGCTTTAAAGAAGGTTGTGATGATTATATTTGCAAGCCTTTTAATTTCAATGAGTTATTATTTAGAATCAAAGCAATAACCAAAAGAACCAATACAAAAAAGGAAATTTTAATTTTTGAGAACTTTGTTTTAAATACAGATGAAAGAATTTTAAAATTTAAAGATGAAAAAATAATTTTTAAGATTTAAACATAAAACAATGAACTTTCGAAGTCTTCACCCTGCTATTTATGAAGACTTTATGACTTTAAGGACAAACTAAGCAGGGTTTTTTTAAAATTAAATTAGCTTTTTTTAAAAATCAGTTCTTATCTAGCTTTTAATCGCTACGATAAGGACTACTAAAAGTATCAAAATGATAATTACTTCGTTCATCTCAACCTCCTTTCAACTTTATTCAAAGTCTTCAGTCGGTTATCCTTAAAGCTTGGAAATTATATAAAAAATTGTTTTAGGAAAAGGTTAGAAGCTTAGAAGATATGCAACCTATTATTCTAAGCTATAAAGCTTTTTTCTTTGGCTAGAGCTTGCAATCCCCATTTGTTTGCGGTATTTTGTAATAGTTCTTCTGCCAATTTCAATCTTAAATTCTTTACTTGCAAGTTCAAGAAGTTTAAGATCACTCAAAGGCTTTTTGTGATTTTCTTTTTTAATCAAAGCACATATATAATCCTTTACACTGGCATTTGAAGTTTCTCCATCATCCAATGCTGTAGCAAAAAACTGCTTTAAAGGAATTAAACCACGATCGCAACTTAAATATTTATTCGCAATAGCTCTTGAAATCGTCGAAGCATTGCGTTCTAAATCTTGAGCTAAATCTTTTAGGCGCATTGGCTTAATATCTCCACCCAAAAAGAAATCATACTGATGTTCAATAATCATAAGCCCTATCTTATATAAAGTTGCCTTACGCATCTCTAAAGCATCAATGAGATTTTTTGCTTCTTTGATGTAAGAATTTAAAAATTCATGATTTAAATCATCGGTTTGCAAACAAATTTCTGGATAATAATCATCATTAATTTTCACTTTAATTTCATCATTTTCTCTATACACAAAAATATCAGGCACTACATGGTTACTATCTTCAAAATATTCCAAAAAAGGTGGAGTAGAAAATTTTTTAATTAAACGCAAAGCTGTTTTATATAAAGGTTCTTTGATAAATTCGTGTATATTTTCAAAATTTAAAATTAATTTTTTGCTAAATTCATAAAGTTCATCTTCAAGCTCTTCATTATCAAGACAAAAAAGTAAAGCTTCCTTATAATCCTTAGCACCAACACCCAAAGGATCAAGATACTTAAATCTCACCCTAACCTTTTCTAAATCTTCTTGAGTGATCCCTACAAACACCTCATCATCAAATTCAAAATATCCTTCATGATTTAAACAAGAAATAATTTTTTCTGCAATTTCTTGAGATTTTTGAGTAGGAAAAAGTGGAGGAATAATTTGTTCGTTTAAAAGCTCATAAACACTTTTTTTATCAACACTTAAAGCCTCTAGCGTATCTGAAATTGAATTTTTATGAAAATTTTCAAAATGCTGTTTTTTAGGAAGTTTAAAATTTTGCGAATTTTCTTCCACGCTAACAAAAGGATTATCCTTAGCAATTTCACTTAAATTTTCTTTTAAATCTTCAATATTAGCTTGCAAAATAGGAAGCCAAGAACGCAAGGTTTGTGATAATTTAGCCTTTTGAGCGATAGAAGTTTTTTGTTTTAGCATTATTCTAAGAGCCTAAACTCTGATCCTAAGTAATGTTTTTTTACATCTTGATTGCGTGCAATTTCTTCCGCGCTACCGCTAGCAAGCAAACTTCCTGATTTAATAACATAAGCTCTATCGCAAATTGCCAAAGTTTCTCTAACATTATGATCAGTAATTAAAATACCTATATTTAGAGCTTTTAACTCTTTAATCAAACTCTGAATTTCAGCCACTGCAATAGGATCAACTCCAGCAAAAGGTTCATCAAGAAGTAAAAATTTTGGATTACACATCAAGGATCTTGCGATCTCGCAACGCCGCCTTTCTCCACCACTTAAACTCAAACC
This genomic interval from Campylobacter sp. CCS1377 contains the following:
- a CDS encoding MATE family efflux transporter, with product MVKKQLSLTRLSLPIFGDLLSKYLTIIINTAMVSHYSNFLVGAMGAGNQILDLFITIFSFLSVGCSVVIAQAIGAKDYALARKAIHQSLFLNALLGFVCGSLILWHGEYLLYLLKIPQELLKDSEIYLHMLAICLFFDAIGIVLAAIVRVYNMAYWVMFIGFLMDVVVIGGNYYVLHFTNLELFGVGLSNIAARIVAIVALFVILFYKLKIHLKIKEMIALEKAVLKKILNIGGFSAGENLLWIVQYTIAFSFVASLGKENLSVQTIYFQISMLIMLIGQAISIANEIIVGKLVGARYINIAYKHAWRALYFSVIASALVAIANYALKDFTMDFLDLKQVFRELMLPLFALSIFLEISRTFNIVMVNALRASGDAKFPFFSGLVFMMGVSLPVGYVLCFYAGLGILGVWIGFCADEFLRGLVNAYRWKSKKWQGKALV
- a CDS encoding BspA family leucine-rich repeat surface protein, which gives rise to MSKKELHEKLIFAIECQDVEGVIEAIREGAEVNDKVINRAYAFLESLEMEYADDKALYAGCTAKNSDQDYIYRIVSRYAKGQKLDTIINTMFNRKTNALKSKGEIITPKNKRELIKLMNKKRQYLGDIDISNIKDFSELFTDVIRTDFGGIELWDTNHVVNMNRMFEKFNFSKIKSGSPLFDWISNMDTSNVSDMGYMFAKSTGFDIDISKWNTSKVLNMSYMFLEAESFNQDISSWDTSNVLCMVHMFDGAKSFKQNIDNWDISGINKDYRKTNEKKYNFLNNEQLCDYKLYENCPTKPKWLMPCKKENGKYKPNTKLALILLAKDKNINLGDIDISNIDDLSLLFINCERDFSGIESWNTSHVVNMSNMFAYSNMNQDIGMWDTSKVTYMDGMFQNTPFNQNINNWNISNVKDLSSMFYCAEDFNQPLDKWDTSRVKSMHYMFYRALKFNQDIGLWNTSKVKDMNHMFSNAESFNQNINNWNVSNVKNMHGMFFYTKKFNQPLDKWDTGKVTNMASMFQSSKRFNQNISSWNVSHVKNFSYMFKKTEDFNQPLNGWDITGTTSLAYMFSHAKSFNSPLNEWDTSKIKDMTGMFQLTEKFNQPLSDWDVSNVETMHAMFSESKSFNQDISSWNLKSIKDLSYFLHKAEAYTYSLKSWRLNKRVVDKYYIVEGTNIEEPTWY
- a CDS encoding phosphate ABC transporter ATP-binding protein, which translates into the protein MGASGCGKSTFLRCFNRMNDKIAKIDGLVEIDNKDVKNQDVVVLRKNVGMVFQQPNVFVKSIYENISYAPKLHGMIKNKDDEEALVVDCLKKVGLYEEVKDKLKQNALALSGGQQQRLCIARALAIKPKLLLLDEPTSALDPISSGVIEELLKELSHNLSMIMVTHNMQQGKRVADFVAFFHLGELVEFSESKEFFENPKQEKTKAYLSGAFG
- a CDS encoding RNA polymerase factor sigma-54; protein product: MLKQKTSIAQKAKLSQTLRSWLPILQANIEDLKENLSEIAKDNPFVSVEENSQNFKLPKKQHFENFHKNSISDTLEALSVDKKSVYELLNEQIIPPLFPTQKSQEIAEKIISCLNHEGYFEFDDEVFVGITQEDLEKVRVRFKYLDPLGVGAKDYKEALLFCLDNEELEDELYEFSKKLILNFENIHEFIKEPLYKTALRLIKKFSTPPFLEYFEDSNHVVPDIFVYRENDEIKVKINDDYYPEICLQTDDLNHEFLNSYIKEAKNLIDALEMRKATLYKIGLMIIEHQYDFFLGGDIKPMRLKDLAQDLERNASTISRAIANKYLSCDRGLIPLKQFFATALDDGETSNASVKDYICALIKKENHKKPLSDLKLLELASKEFKIEIGRRTITKYRKQMGIASSSQRKKLYSLE